The following proteins come from a genomic window of Synechococcus sp. BIOS-E4-1:
- a CDS encoding HEAT repeat domain-containing protein encodes MGDSSSIQNEDLMAELAIDPDVLERELAAELMGDPLDEIAPDDPEGDALEAVRACDEGLEWLKQGHDQRLQGLRVFCEHRDPRAVPLLLPLLDETCPVVRMSAVYALGRNPSLQAVEALLRLLQLDSNAYVRKATAWSLGNYPDAPVLNPLIRALQVDVASVRLWASVSLAEAGSTTSVKADLAAGQLLLSLRIDSEPVVRSNCIWALGRLHDQLVKPRQDEMVEAFVAALLQDRETTVRDEARTALEQLDNPELVDRLQTLLDEGLLI; translated from the coding sequence ATGGGCGATTCATCCAGCATCCAGAACGAGGACCTCATGGCTGAGCTGGCCATCGATCCTGATGTGCTGGAGCGAGAACTCGCCGCAGAACTCATGGGTGATCCTCTCGATGAGATTGCCCCGGATGATCCGGAAGGTGATGCCCTGGAGGCGGTTCGAGCCTGTGATGAGGGCCTGGAATGGCTCAAACAGGGGCATGATCAGCGCCTTCAAGGGTTGAGGGTCTTCTGTGAACATCGTGACCCTCGTGCCGTCCCACTGCTCCTGCCACTGCTCGACGAAACCTGTCCTGTGGTGCGCATGAGTGCTGTTTACGCACTGGGTCGGAACCCTTCCCTGCAGGCTGTGGAAGCTCTGCTGCGGCTTCTGCAGCTGGACAGCAACGCCTATGTGCGCAAGGCCACGGCATGGAGCCTCGGTAATTACCCGGATGCTCCTGTACTCAATCCATTGATCAGGGCTTTGCAGGTGGATGTGGCATCGGTGCGTCTCTGGGCTTCGGTGTCACTGGCGGAGGCGGGAAGCACCACTTCTGTGAAGGCTGATCTCGCGGCAGGTCAGCTGCTGTTGAGCCTGCGGATTGACAGTGAACCCGTTGTGCGCAGCAACTGCATCTGGGCCCTGGGCCGACTGCATGATCAGCTTGTCAAGCCACGCCAGGATGAGATGGTCGAGGCTTTCGTGGCAGCTCTGCTTCAGGATCGTGAGACGACGGTGCGCGATGAAGCCCGTACGGCCCTCGAGCAGCTCGATAATCCCGAGCTCGTGGATCGTCTCCAGACTCTGCTGGACGAAGGTCTGTTGATCTGA
- a CDS encoding DUF2997 domain-containing protein, translating into MPQRTVRFRIRPDGRVEERVEGVTGDGCLQLTDRLEAALGTVERRQPTSEAFTSTQPVTQSQSVEPS; encoded by the coding sequence ATGCCTCAGCGCACAGTGCGATTTCGAATCCGCCCCGACGGTCGAGTTGAGGAGCGGGTTGAAGGTGTCACTGGTGATGGCTGCCTGCAACTCACAGATCGTCTTGAGGCAGCGCTTGGCACTGTCGAACGGCGTCAGCCCACTTCTGAGGCTTTCACCTCAACCCAGCCTGTCACTCAGTCCCAGTCCGTCGAGCCTTCCTGA
- a CDS encoding DUF1257 domain-containing protein — translation MSHFSTVKTELRQLAPLRGALEDLGYTPGDTQQTVRGYKGQTVEAELAVAVDGGADFGFRWNETNHAYEFVTDLDLWRQPVPVERFLSRLTQRYALRSVLEATRHEGFDVTEQRDCQDGSIELVVTRWDA, via the coding sequence ATGTCTCATTTCAGTACCGTTAAAACCGAACTCCGTCAGCTGGCTCCGCTGCGTGGGGCTCTCGAGGATCTGGGTTACACGCCTGGCGACACTCAGCAGACCGTTCGTGGTTACAAAGGTCAGACCGTCGAAGCAGAGCTCGCAGTTGCCGTTGACGGCGGTGCCGACTTCGGCTTCCGCTGGAATGAAACAAACCATGCTTACGAGTTCGTTACGGATTTGGATCTTTGGCGCCAGCCCGTACCGGTTGAGCGGTTCTTGTCGCGTCTGACCCAGCGCTATGCACTGAGGTCAGTGCTGGAAGCCACTCGTCATGAGGGATTTGATGTCACAGAGCAACGTGATTGCCAGGATGGATCTATTGAGCTGGTTGTGACCCGTTGGGACGCCTGA